From the genome of Blastocatellia bacterium, one region includes:
- a CDS encoding ABC transporter permease → MKRTYMSKEVLTMALDNVRAHKFRSFLTVLGIVIGVATVIAIASLLTGLRSNLIQYVEDFGINNIYAFHLSSGIQMGGRDRSERNRKPLTDEDADALRNQAPAVEAVSSQLFLWLQGEQRTITNGDVKYKQGNISAVSANYAGVTNINISEGRFFNEIDDQHKRDVMVIGPMVAEALFPTQNQIIGSKVQFYGKEFEIVGVLDKRKVAFFMGENDEDNSVFIPYHTGRKMSPRSEWILLNIRARTGKIHEALDQCEEILRRQRGVKYSEPNNFDLQTVDKLVTQFDSIFAMVGLIAIAVSGVGLLVGGIGVMNIMLVSVTERTKEIGVRKAIGARGRDIVRQFLFEAMTLTFLGGVLGVGLAVGASYLLMLIFPSLPASVPMWAVVTGLSVSIGIGLAFGVWPARKASRLDPIEALRYE, encoded by the coding sequence ATGAAAAGAACTTACATGTCCAAAGAAGTCCTGACCATGGCGCTCGACAATGTGCGGGCGCACAAGTTCCGCAGTTTCCTGACCGTGCTTGGCATCGTCATCGGCGTGGCGACGGTGATCGCCATCGCTTCGCTGCTGACTGGCTTGCGCTCCAATCTGATTCAGTACGTCGAAGACTTCGGCATTAATAACATCTACGCCTTTCACCTCTCGTCTGGCATCCAGATGGGCGGGCGCGACCGGTCAGAACGCAACCGCAAACCGCTCACCGACGAAGACGCCGACGCCTTACGCAACCAGGCCCCGGCGGTCGAAGCGGTGTCGAGCCAGTTATTTCTCTGGCTTCAGGGCGAGCAGCGCACGATTACGAATGGGGATGTGAAGTACAAGCAGGGTAACATCAGCGCGGTTTCGGCGAATTATGCCGGCGTCACCAACATCAATATTTCCGAGGGGCGCTTCTTCAACGAGATTGACGACCAGCACAAGCGCGACGTGATGGTGATCGGCCCGATGGTCGCCGAGGCATTGTTCCCGACACAGAACCAGATCATTGGCTCGAAGGTGCAGTTTTATGGCAAAGAGTTCGAGATCGTCGGCGTCCTCGATAAACGCAAGGTCGCTTTCTTCATGGGCGAAAATGACGAGGACAATTCGGTCTTCATTCCTTACCACACCGGGCGCAAGATGTCGCCCCGCAGCGAATGGATTCTGCTGAACATCCGCGCCAGGACCGGCAAGATTCACGAGGCGCTCGACCAGTGCGAAGAGATTCTGCGCCGTCAACGCGGCGTGAAATACAGCGAGCCGAATAACTTTGACCTGCAAACCGTGGATAAGCTGGTGACTCAGTTCGACAGCATCTTCGCGATGGTCGGCCTGATTGCCATCGCCGTGTCGGGGGTGGGCTTGCTGGTCGGCGGCATCGGCGTGATGAACATTATGCTGGTGAGCGTCACCGAGCGCACCAAAGAGATCGGCGTCCGCAAAGCCATCGGCGCGCGTGGCCGCGACATCGTCCGCCAGTTCCTCTTTGAAGCCATGACGCTGACGTTTTTAGGCGGCGTCCTCGGCGTCGGGCTGGCGGTGGGCGCGAGCTACTTATTGATGCTGATCTTCCCGTCGCTGCCCGCAT